One window of Pyrus communis chromosome 12, drPyrComm1.1, whole genome shotgun sequence genomic DNA carries:
- the LOC137709691 gene encoding argininosuccinate synthase, chloroplastic-like: MSARSAANLTLHAPERESYPYHETEVSGSTKERGLRGKLNKVVLAYSGGLDTSVIVPWLRENYGCDVVCFTADVGQGIKELDGLEKKAKASGASQLVVQDLKEEFVKDYIFPCLRAGAIYERKYLLGTSMARPLIAKAMVDVAKEVGADAVAHGCTGKGNDQVRFELTFFALNPKLNVVAPWREWDITGREDAIEYAKKHNVPVPVTKKSIYSRDGNLWHLSHEGDILEDPENEPKKDMFMLTVDPEDAPNEPEYLEIGIVSGIPVSVNGKELSPASLLDHLNQIGGKHGIGRVDMVENRLVGMKSRGVYETPGGTILFAAARELESLTLDRETMQVKDSLALKYAELVYAGRWFDPLRESLDSFMEKISKTTTGSVTLKLYKGSVTVTSRKSPYSLYRQDISSFESGDIYDQADAAGFIRLYGLPIRVRAMLDA; the protein is encoded by the exons ATGTCCGCCCGCTCCGCCGCCAACCTCACTCTTCACGCTCCCGAAAGAG AATCATATCCATACCATGAGACAGAAGTCTCCGGGTCCACGAAGGAAAGAGGGTTGCGTGGCAAATTGAATAAGGTTGTCCTGGCCTATAGTGGTGGCCTAGACACATCAGTCATTGTTCCGTGGTTAAG GGAGAACTATGGTTGTGATGTTGTTTGCTTCACAGCCGATGTTGGTCAA GGTATAAAAGAATTGGATGGTCTGGAAAAGAAGGCCAAGGCCAGTGGGGCTTCTCAGTTAGTAGTGCAGGATCTAAAGGAGGAGTTTGTAAAGGACTACATATTCCCTTGCTTGCGGGCAGGTGCAATATATGAGAGGAAATACTTGCTGGGGACTTCAATGGCCCGCCCTCTTATTGCTAAG GCCATGGTTGATGTTGCGAAAGAAGTTGGAGCTGATGCCGTAGCTCATGGATGCACCGGGAAAGGAAATGATCAG GTTCGCTTTGAGCTGACATTTTTCGCTCTCAATCCCAAACTAAATGTTGTGGCTCCTTGGAGGGAGTGGGATATTACAGGCAGAGAAGATGCTATTGAATATGCTAAGAAACATAATGTGCCTGTCCCAGTGACAAAGAAATCCATATACAGCAGAGATGGCAATTTATGGCACCTTAGTCATGAG GGTGACATTTTGGAGGACCCAGAGAATGAGCCTAAGAAGGATATGTTCATGTTAACAGTCGATCCAGAAGATGCACCAAATGAACCTGA GTATCTAGAAATCGGAATTGTTTCAGGAATTCCGGTTTCAGTCAATGGGAAAGAACTTTCACCGGCCTCTCTACTTGATCATCTAAATCAGATTGGTGGAAAACACGGAATTGGCCGTGTGGACATGGTTGAAAACCGGCTAGTTGGCATGAAGAGCCGTGGAGTCTATGAAACTCCCGGAGGCACCATCCTCTTTGCTGCTGCACGAGAGCTTGAGTCTTTAACACTGGACCGAGAAACAATGCAAGTTAAAGACTCGTTAGCCCTCAAGTACGCGGAGCTGGTGTACGCAGGCAGGTGGTTTGACCCACTTCGGGAGTCATTGGATTCATTCATGGAGAAAATCTCTAAAACAACCACCGGATCAGTAACTCTGAAGCTGTACAAGGGTTCGGTTACTGTGACGAGCCGGAAGAGCCCATACAGCCTGTACAGGCAGGACATCTCGTCGTTCGAGAGCGGGGATATATATGATCAAGCTGATGCTGCTGGGTTCATTAGGCTGTATGGCCTTCCCATTAGGGTTCGAGCAATGCTCGACGCTTGA
- the LOC137710139 gene encoding protein ROOT INITIATION DEFECTIVE 3-like produces the protein MGSGGGEAVAVCSDKRMGTGITIWNIDTGDRLLHIPTCASPARGLVCLRNQFLVAAQIHKPGSVSGGAISMWKMNKPQKPIQSYPLEAIGPLSCTKDGLYLAGGALSGNTYLWEVANGKLLKTWHGHDKSLSCMLFSDDGSLLVSGSDDGMICVWNLISLLDVENVESFPSPLHYSMEHKSSITGLLTTSGISSPVLISSSLDGSYKVWDLVLGNLMHTQVYPLGITAVALHPTKQLIFSGSIDGSIFVNKLEIGLVEDYLVGAEDHSPVLKEHNGSVTALTFSKSGLISASEDCTICVWDITSCKIIRRFNHQKGPVTNLAVIPQSSLLPVSNHRKLSNALDVSILDKYPQPANSSEEKITLFPSCQPSVNFQTLGSCQQIYDMKKEGTVAAMEMKLETCLEDRMRATKMAKHVMEMNRHLQSRLLDLMESRLSRPKSSEIDSPSTKKSKTAMLENPPLQQEEEKP, from the exons atgggaagTGGTGGCGGTGAGGCGGTGGCTGTGTGCAGTGACAAGAGGATGGGAACAGGGATAACTATATGGAACATAGACACAGGGGATCGACTCCTTCACATACCAACCTGCGCTTCTCCTGCTCGTGGTCTTGTGTGCTTGAGAAACCAGTTCCTTGTAGCTGCTCAGATTCACAAACCTGGCTCCGTTAGCGGCGGCGCCATCTCTATGTGGAAGATGAACAAG CCTCAGAAGCCTATTCAGAGCTACCCGCTGGAGGCAATTGGGCCACTTTCTTGCACAAAGGATGGTCTATATCTTGCAGGTGGTGCTCTTTCTGGAAACACTTACCTTTGGGAG GTTGCTAACGGAAAATTGCTCAAAACTTGGCATGGTCATGACAAATCTTTGAGCTGTATGTTGTTTTCCGATGATGGTTCTCTTCTTGTTTCTGGTTCAGATGATGGGATGATATGTGTGTGGAACTTGATTAG TTTGCTGGACGTGGAAAATGTTGAAAGCTTTCCGTCACCATTACATTATTCAATGGAGCATAAATCTTCTATAACCGGCCTGTTAACCACGTCAGGCATCTCAAGTCCAGTGTTAATATCAAGCTCACTTGATGGCTCATACAAG GTTTGGGATCTAGTCTTGGGAAACCTCATGCATACTCAAGTTTATCCACTAGGGATAACTGCAGTTGCTCTTCACCCAACGAAGCAGTTAATTTTCTCCGGAAGTATAGACGGAAGCATTTTTGTGAACAAACTTGAAATCGGACTGGTAGAGGATTATTTGGTTGGTGCTGAAGATCATTCACCTGTGCTAAAAGAACACAA TGGATCTGTTACCGCATTAACCTTCAGCAAATCGGGTCTGATATCCGCATCTGAGGACTGCACCATCTGCGTTTGGGACATCACCAGTTGTAAAATCATCCGAAGATTCAACCATCAGAAAG GGCCTGTGACTAATCTGGCAGTGATTCCACAGTCCTCGTTGCTTCCAGTGTCAAACCATCGTAAACTATCTAATGCACTTGATGTTTCTATCCTCGACAAGTATCCGCAACCTGCAAACTCATCAGAGGAGAAAATCACTCTTTTTCCATCATGCCAACCCTCCGTGAATTTCCAAACCTTGGGTTCATGCCAACAAATATATGACATGaag AAAGAGGGCACTGTTGCAGCAATGGAGATGAAATTGGAAACATGTCTAGAGGACCGAATGAGGGCGACAAAAATGGCAAAGCATGTGATGGAGATGAACAGGCATTTGCAATCACGTTTGCTAGACTTGATGGAGAGCAGATTGTCGAGGCCCAAGTCTAGCGAAATTGATTCACCTTCGACGAAAAAGAGCAAGACTGCCATGCTTGAAAACCCCCCATTGCAGCAGGAGGAAGAGAAGCCATAA